A genomic region of Anaerolineales bacterium contains the following coding sequences:
- the maf gene encoding septum formation protein Maf: MQNLPLILASTSPRRKELLGLFGQPFEVMPADINEDVLPGEVPSDYVVRLARGKAQAIAARLEARQAIVIAADTTVVHAGEIIGKPQDAADAERILRALRGHAHEVYSGLCLLNTASGAEVAELAFSPVPMRNYSDSEMSAYIASGEPLDKAGAYGIQNASFHPVEDFSGCFANVAGLPLCHLLRNWLRWGMPLAVDVPAACQHHLHYACPVSQPILNWEY, encoded by the coding sequence ATGCAAAACTTGCCCTTGATCCTCGCTTCCACCTCGCCGCGGCGCAAAGAATTGCTGGGGCTTTTTGGCCAACCATTTGAAGTGATGCCCGCGGATATTAATGAGGACGTGTTGCCGGGCGAGGTGCCGAGCGACTATGTGGTGCGCCTGGCGCGCGGCAAGGCCCAGGCCATCGCCGCCCGCCTAGAGGCACGCCAGGCAATCGTCATCGCCGCCGACACCACGGTAGTGCACGCCGGCGAGATCATCGGCAAGCCACAGGATGCCGCCGACGCCGAGCGCATCCTGCGGGCCTTGCGCGGCCACGCCCATGAAGTCTATAGTGGCCTGTGCCTGCTCAACACCGCCAGCGGCGCCGAGGTGGCCGAGCTGGCTTTTAGCCCGGTGCCGATGCGCAACTATTCTGATAGCGAGATGAGCGCCTATATCGCCAGTGGCGAACCTCTGGACAAAGCTGGCGCCTATGGGATACAAAATGCCAGCTTTCATCCGGTGGAAGACTTCAGCGGATGTTTTGCCAATGTAGCTGGGCTGCCGCTGTGCCATCTGCTGCGTAACTGGCTGCGTTGGGGTATGCCCCTGGCGGTGGATGTGCCCGCGGCATGCCAGCACCATCTGCACTATGCCTGCCCTGTCAGCCAACCAATCTTGAACTGGGAGTATTAA
- the guaA gene encoding glutamine-hydrolyzing GMP synthase — protein sequence MIIVLDFGSQTSQLIARRLREAQIFCQLFAWDTPADEILALKPQGYVLSGGPASVYEAGAPQLPEYVIESGKPVLGICYGMQALTHSLGGSVAASQQREFGSAQLRTIAANPLLPSGEQTVWMSHGDRIEHAPEGFTAIGATANAPVAAMANVARGYFGVQFHPEVHHTPGGSEILRRFAVDICGATPDWSPGVIVEQSIQAIQDQVGNENALAAISGGLDSSVASALVHAAIGDQLVAMFVDTGLLRQGEREEVIQALQSGLGIELVVVDAAAMFLADLQGVSDPEEKRRRIGERFIRVFEAQAQQLGLPPYLVQGTIYPDVIESRAPERQHAQRIKTHHNVGGLPKNMGFKLVEPLRYLFKDEVRKVGQSLGLPAELLWRQPFPGPGLAVRCLGEVTAPRLAALRAADAIFTTELRQAGLVNRPEAPLAQAFAVLLPVRSVGVMGDQRTYQETVALRAVASQDFMTADWASLPEDMLRRVSSRIVNEVPGVNRVVYDISSKPPATIEWE from the coding sequence ATGATCATTGTTCTGGATTTTGGTTCACAGACCTCACAACTAATTGCCCGCCGCTTGCGCGAGGCGCAGATCTTTTGCCAACTCTTCGCCTGGGATACTCCAGCGGATGAGATCCTGGCGCTCAAACCGCAGGGCTATGTACTCTCCGGCGGGCCGGCTTCGGTGTACGAAGCCGGGGCGCCGCAGCTTCCTGAATATGTGATCGAAAGCGGCAAGCCGGTGCTAGGCATCTGCTACGGCATGCAAGCGCTCACTCACAGCCTGGGCGGCAGCGTGGCCGCCAGCCAACAGCGTGAATTCGGCTCGGCCCAATTGCGCACCATCGCCGCCAACCCTCTGCTGCCCAGCGGGGAGCAGACGGTGTGGATGTCGCACGGGGATCGTATTGAGCACGCCCCGGAAGGTTTTACCGCCATTGGCGCCACGGCGAATGCCCCCGTGGCCGCCATGGCGAATGTGGCGCGCGGCTACTTTGGCGTGCAGTTCCACCCTGAGGTTCATCACACCCCCGGTGGCAGTGAGATCCTGCGCCGCTTTGCGGTGGATATTTGCGGGGCCACGCCGGATTGGTCACCGGGGGTGATCGTAGAGCAATCGATCCAGGCCATTCAAGACCAGGTAGGCAACGAGAACGCCCTGGCGGCGATCAGTGGCGGGCTCGATTCGAGCGTGGCATCGGCGCTGGTGCACGCCGCCATCGGCGACCAACTGGTCGCCATGTTTGTGGATACGGGCTTGCTGCGCCAAGGCGAGCGCGAAGAGGTGATCCAGGCCCTGCAAAGCGGGCTGGGCATCGAGCTGGTGGTTGTGGATGCGGCGGCAATGTTCCTAGCCGATCTGCAAGGGGTCAGTGACCCCGAAGAGAAGCGCCGCCGCATTGGCGAACGCTTTATCCGCGTGTTTGAAGCCCAAGCGCAACAACTCGGCTTGCCACCCTATTTGGTGCAAGGCACGATCTACCCGGATGTGATCGAATCGCGCGCCCCGGAACGCCAGCACGCCCAGCGCATCAAAACGCATCACAATGTCGGTGGGCTGCCCAAGAACATGGGCTTCAAGCTGGTTGAGCCGCTGCGCTATCTATTCAAAGATGAAGTGCGCAAAGTGGGCCAAAGCCTGGGCCTGCCGGCCGAGCTGCTTTGGCGCCAGCCCTTCCCCGGGCCGGGCCTGGCGGTGCGCTGCCTGGGTGAGGTCACCGCGCCGCGGCTGGCCGCCCTGCGCGCCGCCGATGCCATCTTCACCACTGAGCTGCGCCAGGCCGGCCTCGTGAACCGGCCCGAGGCGCCGTTGGCACAAGCCTTTGCAGTGCTGCTGCCCGTGCGCAGCGTGGGCGTGATGGGCGATCAGCGTACCTACCAGGAAACCGTGGCGCTGCGCGCCGTCGCCAGCCAGGATTTTATGACTGCCGACTGGGCCAGCCTGCCCGAGGATATGCTGCGCCGCGTCTCCAGCCGCATCGTGAATGAAGTGCCGGGGGTGAACCGCGTGGTCTACGACATCAGCAGCAAGCCGCCCGCTACGATCGAATGGGAATAG
- the xpt gene encoding xanthine phosphoribosyltransferase, with protein MDMLRERIRTEGRNLGGGILKVDGFINHQVDPSLMEACGRAFAEQFKDRGATKILTAEISGIAPALTTGLHLNLPVVYARKNKPITMPDQVFLTLAPSHTKGRMVELIVSPEYLSGGEKVLIIDDFLASGATILGLARLAQTAGAEVVGVGTLVEKTFEAGRAALAVLNVPIVSLVAISSMDGERIEFAP; from the coding sequence ATGGACATGCTGCGCGAGCGCATTCGTACTGAAGGCCGCAACCTGGGTGGCGGCATCTTGAAGGTGGATGGCTTCATCAACCATCAAGTCGACCCGTCACTCATGGAAGCCTGTGGCCGCGCCTTCGCCGAGCAGTTCAAAGATCGTGGCGCCACCAAAATTCTCACCGCCGAGATCTCAGGCATTGCCCCTGCCCTCACCACCGGGTTGCACTTGAACCTGCCGGTGGTATACGCCCGCAAGAACAAACCGATCACCATGCCAGACCAGGTCTTCCTGACGCTGGCGCCCTCGCACACCAAAGGGCGCATGGTGGAGCTGATCGTCTCACCGGAGTATCTCTCCGGCGGCGAGAAGGTACTGATCATCGATGATTTCCTCGCCAGCGGCGCTACCATCCTGGGTTTGGCGCGCCTGGCGCAAACCGCCGGCGCCGAAGTGGTAGGCGTGGGCACCTTGGTGGAAAAAACGTTTGAAGCGGGGCGTGCCGCGCTGGCGGTGCTGAATGTGCCTATCGTTTCCCTGGTAGCCATCAGCAGCATGGATGGCGAGCGCATCGAATTTGCCCCATGA